GTGATCCTGGTGATGCGGATGCTCGCCGAAATGGCGGTCGCGCAACCCGAGACCGGCTCGTTCTCCAGCTACGCGAGCCGCGAACTCGGACCGTGGGCCGGCCTGTCGGTCGGCTGGCTGTACGCGTACCAGTGGTGCATCACGGTCGGTTTCGAGGCAATCGCCGGCGCCGCGATCGCGCATCGGGTGCTGCCCGGCATACCATCCTGGCTCGCCGCGTTCGTGTTCATGGCCGTACTGATCGCGGTCAACCTGGTCCGGGTGGCGAACTTCGGTGAGTTCGAGTTCTGGTTCGCGCTGATCAAGGTGGTCGCGATCGTCGCGTTCATCCTGCTCGGCCTGGCCGCGCTCTTCGGTCTCGTGCCCGGCTTCCACTCCCCCGGCCTGAGCAACTTCACCGATCACGGTGGCTTCCTGCCCGAGGGCAACACGGCCGTGCTGCTGGCCACGCTGGTGGTGTTCTTCTCCTTCTTCGGCACCGAGGTGGTCACCATCGCGGCCGGCGAGGCGGTCGACCCGGTGCATTCGGTCCGGCGCGGAATGAACAGTGTGGTCTGGCGAATCCTGGTCTTCTACATCGGCTCGATCTTCATCGTCCTCGCGCTGCTGCCGTGGAACGACAACAAGGTCACCCAAAGCCCGTACGTCGCCGTACTCGAGAAGCTTGGTATACCAGGAGCGGCCGGCGTGATGGACGTGGTCGTGCTCACCGCCGTGCTGTCCTGCCTGAACTCCGGGATCTACGCGTCGTCGCGGATGGTGTACGCGCTCGGCAAACGCGGCGAAGCACCGCGACTGTTCGCCCGGACCAATCAGCACGGTGTACCGGTGGCTGCCGTATTGCTTGCCTCAAGCATCGGTCTGGTCACGGTAGTGGCCAACTACTTCGTCCCGACCGAGGCGGTTTTCACCTTCCTGCTCGACTCGTCCGGCGCCGTCGCCGTGGTGGTATACCTGTGCATCACCGCCACCCAGTTCCGCGGCCGCCGACGGCTCGATCGGGAGGCGCCCGGCTCGCTGACGCTGAAGATGTGGGCGTTCCCGTACCTGACCGTCCTGGTCGGCGTGGCCCTGATCGCGATCATCGCCGGGATGGCGGTCAACTCCGGCAGCCGCCGCTCGCTGCTGCTGACCCTGCTCGTCACCGCGATCACCATCGTGGCGGGGGTGATCCGGCAGCGCCGGAGCACGACGGCGAGCGCACCGGAGAGCACGTTGTCGACATCCGAGGGGATTCAGTGATCAAGCACTCCGCCACCCTGGCGGTCAACGAGAAGATCGCCGCGCGCCGCGCCGCCGGGCAGACGGTGGTACACCTCGGCTTCGGCGAGGCCGGGCTCCCGGTGCTCCCAGCAGTGGCCGACGTACTGCGCGCGGCGGCGGACCAGAACGCGTACGGCCCGGTGCTCGGGTCGGCGTCCGCACGGCAAGCAGCCGCCGGGTACTTCGACCGCCGCGACTTGCCCACGGACGCCGGCCAAATCATCTTCGCCCCTGGCAGCAAAGCCTTGCTGTACGGCGTTCTGGCCGCCCTCCCCGGTGATCTCGTCCTCCCGACCCCATCCTGGGTCACGTACGCGGCGCAGGCCGCACTGACCGGGAAACGCACCATCCCGGTACCGATCCCCGCCGACGCGGGCGGCGTACCAGACCCGGCCCAACTCGAAGCAGCGCTGCACACCGCCCGCGCGAACGGCGCCGACCCGAAGATCCTCGTCCTGACCCTTCCGGACAATCCGACCGGTACGGCGGCCGGCGCGGATCTGGTCAAGCAGGTCACCGAGCTCGCCGCCCGCGAGGACCTGGTCATCCTGTCCGACGAGATCTACCGCGAGCTCACCCACCACCCCGAGGACCACGTCAGTCCCGCGGCGCTGCTCCCCGAACGAACCGTCGTCACGTCGGGCCTGAGCAAGAGCATGGCCCTCGGCGGCTGGCGGATCGGCTTCGCCCGCATCCCCGATGGTCCACTCGGCACCACGCTCACCGATCACTTGATCGGCATCGCCAGTGAAGTCTGGTCCAGCCTCGCCATGCCGATGCAGGCAGCCGCCGAGTACGTACTGTCCGAACCAGCCGAGGTCACCGATCGCATCACTCGCAGTCGTCACCTCCATGCGGCGGTCGCGCATGCGGTACATGACATCTTCCGAAGCGCGGGCGCCACGTGCCGTACGCCCAACGCGGCCTTCTATCTCTATCCCGATCTGGAACCGCTGCGCCCACAACTGGAGTCGGCCGGCATCACCACCGCCGAGCAGTTGTCGACGCACCTCCTGGATCAGCACGGCGTGGCCGTTCTCGCGGGCTCCCACTTCGGCGACGACCCGAGCGCGTACCGCTTCCGCGTCGCCACCTCCCTGCTCTACGGCAGCACTGATGACCAACGCATCCAGGCGCTCGCCGCCGACGATCCGGCCGGGCTGCCGTGGATCGCCGCCCAGCTCGACCAGCTCCGGCAGGGCCTGCATCAGTTGACCTGACTGTGTGTCACCACTCGCCTCCGGCTTCAATACCACTTACAGTTCTGGTACGCCCAAACCCACCGCGTTGGGAGCGTCGATGACTGTGCATGGGGATCACGCAGCGCAAACGCCGGCCGATTGGGTGCCGGTCGAGCATCGGCTGTTCGGGCTGGATCGGCGGACGTTCGCGGCCGGGTTCACCGCGCTCGCCATCGCGCTCGTACTGATCTACGGATTCCAAGGACTGAACGTCGCGATCCCCTGGCACAACGAGATCAAGGCCGGGCAGGTCCTCGACCTCGGTGACGGCGCGACCGCGGTACCGCCGGTCGGCTGGCAGCTCGAACACGGGACGCTGGTGGGCGGCGCGGGCGCGATCCCGACCGCGTTGCAGGTACTGCTCGCGTCCGGCGGCGCGACCATCGAAGCCGACGGCACGACGTACGACGGACCGGCCGCCGCGTTCCTCGACCAGGTCCAGAAATCGGAGGGCGCGTCCGCGAACGTCGGCGGCTCACGCGGATCGTTGACGACCGCGGCCGGGCTGGTCGGCGTGGTGCAGAGCAGCACCGGGCCGGGTGGTGACGCGATCGATGTCGCGTTCAAGATGGCGGTCGGTCCGGCGGACGTGGTCGAGTCGGCGCCCGCGTTGCTGGTCCGAATCCGCACGGCGGCCGGACAGTTCGAACGGTACGAG
The genomic region above belongs to Kribbella solani and contains:
- a CDS encoding amino acid permease, which translates into the protein MSDRSTPLRSALGNRQMTMIAIGGVIGAGLFVGSGKAIGSAGPGVLIAYLGVGLIVILVMRMLAEMAVAQPETGSFSSYASRELGPWAGLSVGWLYAYQWCITVGFEAIAGAAIAHRVLPGIPSWLAAFVFMAVLIAVNLVRVANFGEFEFWFALIKVVAIVAFILLGLAALFGLVPGFHSPGLSNFTDHGGFLPEGNTAVLLATLVVFFSFFGTEVVTIAAGEAVDPVHSVRRGMNSVVWRILVFYIGSIFIVLALLPWNDNKVTQSPYVAVLEKLGIPGAAGVMDVVVLTAVLSCLNSGIYASSRMVYALGKRGEAPRLFARTNQHGVPVAAVLLASSIGLVTVVANYFVPTEAVFTFLLDSSGAVAVVVYLCITATQFRGRRRLDREAPGSLTLKMWAFPYLTVLVGVALIAIIAGMAVNSGSRRSLLLTLLVTAITIVAGVIRQRRSTTASAPESTLSTSEGIQ
- a CDS encoding aminotransferase class I/II-fold pyridoxal phosphate-dependent enzyme yields the protein MIKHSATLAVNEKIAARRAAGQTVVHLGFGEAGLPVLPAVADVLRAAADQNAYGPVLGSASARQAAAGYFDRRDLPTDAGQIIFAPGSKALLYGVLAALPGDLVLPTPSWVTYAAQAALTGKRTIPVPIPADAGGVPDPAQLEAALHTARANGADPKILVLTLPDNPTGTAAGADLVKQVTELAAREDLVILSDEIYRELTHHPEDHVSPAALLPERTVVTSGLSKSMALGGWRIGFARIPDGPLGTTLTDHLIGIASEVWSSLAMPMQAAAEYVLSEPAEVTDRITRSRHLHAAVAHAVHDIFRSAGATCRTPNAAFYLYPDLEPLRPQLESAGITTAEQLSTHLLDQHGVAVLAGSHFGDDPSAYRFRVATSLLYGSTDDQRIQALAADDPAGLPWIAAQLDQLRQGLHQLT